Proteins co-encoded in one Opitutus terrae PB90-1 genomic window:
- a CDS encoding DUF3788 domain-containing protein yields the protein MKTRASLDPAAAFPDPKQKPTDVDLKAVLGVAFAPLDRVLADLQDACPRATSDWQYSNQAGWYRLALLKKRRLFYLVPQRGAFRLSLILGAKAIAALQQGSHARAIATLLKTAKRYPEGTAFSFDRDSCDPVLIEALLAAKLAH from the coding sequence ATGAAAACCCGCGCCTCTCTCGATCCCGCTGCGGCATTCCCCGACCCAAAGCAGAAACCCACCGATGTTGATCTGAAGGCGGTTCTCGGTGTGGCATTCGCTCCGCTCGATCGCGTGCTCGCCGATCTCCAGGACGCCTGCCCCCGCGCGACGAGCGACTGGCAGTATTCGAATCAGGCCGGCTGGTATCGCCTGGCACTGCTGAAAAAACGTCGGCTGTTCTATCTCGTGCCGCAGCGCGGCGCGTTCCGGCTCTCGTTGATTCTCGGCGCGAAGGCGATTGCCGCGCTGCAGCAAGGGTCTCACGCCAGGGCCATCGCCACACTCCTGAAAACCGCCAAGCGTTATCCCGAAGGCACGGCCTTCAGTTTCGACCGCGATTCCTGCGACCCCGTCCTAATCGAAGCGCTCCTCGCCGCGAAGCTCGCGCACTGA